Proteins from a single region of Parachlamydia acanthamoebae:
- a CDS encoding SufE family protein, whose protein sequence is MFLSCLEKQNQIKEIFKVCLTEELKYQKIIELGRALPRLSENHKTLENLVKGCQSTMYLRSYMEEGKVYFEAESDALISSGLAAILIQAYSGETPEAILKCPPDYLEELGISASLTPNRANGLYSIHLRMKQDALKFLLKK, encoded by the coding sequence ATGTTTTTGTCGTGTTTAGAAAAGCAAAATCAAATTAAAGAAATTTTTAAGGTTTGTTTAACCGAAGAGCTCAAGTATCAAAAAATCATTGAATTAGGGCGAGCATTGCCCCGCCTTTCAGAAAATCATAAAACTCTTGAAAATCTGGTTAAAGGATGCCAAAGCACCATGTATTTGCGTTCTTATATGGAAGAAGGAAAAGTTTACTTTGAGGCAGAATCTGATGCTCTGATCTCATCTGGATTGGCAGCCATTTTAATTCAAGCATATAGTGGCGAAACTCCTGAAGCGATTTTGAAATGTCCTCCAGATTACTTGGAAGAGCTTGGGATTAGTGCGAGCCTGACGCCTAATCGCGCAAATGGCTTGTACAGCATTCACCTGAGAATGAAGCAAGATGCCCTAAAGTTTTTGCTAAAAAAATAA
- a CDS encoding protein-tyrosine phosphatase family protein, whose translation MSKAISSHFDSIHRQLLGFTPANQKYTLKQAAHCVDPHSLWLVKGIYRLVYWCRGKGWINQKKVLNVLISSEEGLGAISIQMKEHKMRIEQIMSGAHYKMSKPFLSPKETANLNRISHFAQIFLSIHTTKPSAPLHRDLLQVRQDSLLIYKRMSFFGEKGMQAVEKFKKSSKKTLSKFDITLARAISRPEEKTDEEWNALEKLTKVELTEENGYTHKLSQKPDCLEKNRYPNILPYDHNVRGESDGSNYVNASIIELRNKRYISTQEPLEKTISDFFNLIIQENVQTIVCLVNCVKESKNEQTKKSVRYWEAQPDALKLKNGYEISLAETQKDYCDQQIAERTFIISRDGLEIRRVTQLHYMNWPDFGAPDDEIFEDFFKRVLEKHHEGPLLCHCSAGVGRTGTFIAIHSLFDEVNEKIQNGMSLSDIFLNFVETVIRMRTYRGKLVQTKEQYQFIKNVIAQWAAPPLDIKEE comes from the coding sequence ATGAGCAAAGCGATTTCTTCACATTTTGATTCTATTCATAGACAACTATTAGGATTCACACCTGCTAATCAGAAATATACTTTAAAACAAGCCGCACATTGCGTGGATCCTCATTCATTATGGCTTGTGAAGGGTATTTATCGACTTGTTTATTGGTGCAGGGGCAAGGGATGGATCAATCAAAAAAAAGTGCTTAATGTCCTTATCTCTTCCGAGGAGGGTCTAGGTGCAATTTCAATACAAATGAAAGAGCATAAAATGCGCATCGAGCAAATTATGTCCGGGGCTCATTACAAAATGTCCAAGCCTTTTCTTTCGCCTAAGGAAACGGCAAATCTAAATCGAATTTCCCATTTTGCTCAAATTTTTTTGTCTATTCATACGACCAAACCATCAGCGCCTCTTCATCGTGATTTGCTACAAGTTCGTCAGGACAGTCTTTTAATTTACAAGAGGATGAGTTTTTTTGGGGAAAAGGGGATGCAAGCAGTTGAAAAATTCAAAAAATCTTCCAAAAAAACGTTGTCAAAATTCGACATCACTTTAGCGCGTGCCATTAGTCGTCCTGAGGAAAAGACTGATGAAGAATGGAATGCTCTAGAAAAGCTTACTAAAGTGGAATTAACGGAAGAAAATGGATATACACACAAACTATCTCAGAAACCCGATTGTCTTGAAAAAAACCGGTATCCAAACATTCTGCCTTATGATCATAATGTTCGAGGGGAGTCCGATGGATCGAATTATGTCAATGCGAGTATCATTGAATTGAGGAATAAAAGATACATTTCCACCCAAGAGCCCTTGGAGAAGACAATATCTGACTTTTTTAACCTCATTATTCAGGAAAATGTGCAAACAATAGTCTGTCTTGTTAATTGTGTAAAAGAATCAAAAAATGAACAAACGAAAAAAAGTGTCAGATATTGGGAAGCACAGCCAGATGCTTTAAAATTGAAAAATGGCTACGAAATTTCCCTTGCTGAAACTCAGAAGGATTATTGTGATCAACAGATTGCTGAAAGAACTTTTATCATTTCAAGAGATGGTCTAGAAATCAGACGGGTGACTCAGCTGCATTACATGAATTGGCCCGATTTTGGTGCTCCAGATGACGAAATATTCGAGGATTTTTTTAAAAGGGTTTTGGAGAAGCATCACGAAGGTCCGCTTTTGTGCCACTGCAGCGCCGGAGTTGGCCGGACGGGAACTTTTATTGCCATTCATAGTTTGTTCGATGAGGTGAATGAAAAAATACAGAACGGGATGAGTCTTTCGGACATTTTTTTGAATTTCGTCGAAACGGTTATTCGTATGCGCACATACCGTGGAAAGCTTGTGCAAACCAAAGAGCAGTATCAATTCATTAAGAATGTGATTGCACAATGGGCCGCTCCTCCTTTGGACATCAAAGAAGAGTAA